The Lycium ferocissimum isolate CSIRO_LF1 chromosome 10, AGI_CSIRO_Lferr_CH_V1, whole genome shotgun sequence genome window below encodes:
- the LOC132034227 gene encoding protein TIC 40, chloroplastic, which yields MENIGIVSSPKMVLGLSSNPVISNKTFFGLPYLPKRPSKNSRIVRPTPCFQVVSCFQGPKVTKKIVVGKLGRDSFASTTTKGGQQTSSVGVNPQFSAPPPSQVGSPLFWIGVGVGFSALFSWVASYLKKYAMQQAFKTMMGQMNGQNSQFSNTAFSPGSPFGNAAFSPGSSFPFPPPPVSGPASSSPPPPTASTSSTPSATFASQTATVDVSASKVEEPPAVNVKNETEAEKEPKKNAFVDISPDETFQKGAFENYKESTEPAASVTVDQVTQNGAASQSGFGANTSGNTSSTGKSNPLLSVDALEKMMEDPTVQKMVYPYLPEEMRNPTTFKWMLQNPQYRQQLQDMMNNMGGNPEWDNRMMDNLKNFDLSSPEIKQQFDQIGLTPEEVISKIMANPDVAMAFQNPRVQAAIMDCSQNPLSISKYQNDKEVMDVFNKISELFPGVSGSP from the exons ATGGAGAACATAGGTATAGTTTCTTCACCTAAAATGGTATTGGGTCTCTCTTCAAATCCAGTTATTTCCAACAAAACCTTCTTTGGTCTTCCTTATTTACCCAAAAGACCCTCCAAGAATTCAAGAATTGTCAGACCCACACCTTGTTTTCAAGTGGTTTCTTGTTTTCAGGGTCCAAAAGTCACTAAAAAGATTG TGGTGGGAAAATTAGGGAGGGATTCTTTTGCTAGCACTACAACTAAAGGTGGCCAGCAGACTTCTTCAGTTGGTGTAAATCCACAATTTTCAGCTCCACCACCATCTCAAGT AGGGTCTCCTCTTTTTTGGATTGGAGTTGGTGTTGGGTTTTCAGCACTTTTCTCATGG GTGGCTTCATACCTAAAG AAGTACGCTATGCAGCAAGCATTCAAAACAATGATGGGACAAATGAATGGCCAGAATAGTCAATTTAGCAACACTGCCTTTTCACCCGGGTCACCTTTTGGCAATGCTGCTTTTTCACCTGGGTCATCTTTTCCATTCCCACCACCTCCAGTGTCAGGTCCAGCTAGTTCATCACCTCCACCACCTACTGCATCCACCTCATCTACACCCTCAGCTACATTTGCATCTCAGACAGCGACTGTTGATGTATCTGCATCTAAAGTGGAGGAACCTCCAGCTGTGAATGTCAAAAATGAAACAGAAGCTGAAAAGGAGCCAAAGAAAAATG CTTTTGTTGACATTTCTCCTGACGAAACATTCCAGAAGGGTGCTTTTGAAAATTATAAGGAATCAACTGAGCCAGCAGCTTCGGTAACTGTTGATCAG GTAACTCAAAATGGAGCTGCTTCACAGTCGGGGTTTGGTGCAAATACATCTGGCAATACCTCATCAACTG GAAAATCCAATCCGCTATTGTCAGTGGATGCTCTGGAGAAAATGATGGAAGATCCAACAGTGCAGAAGATGGTTTACCC CTATCTACCGGAGGAGATGAGGAATCCTACAACATTTAAAT GGATGTTACAAAATCCCCAATACCGTCAACAGTTGCAGGACATGAT GAATAACATGGGTGGAAACCCAGAATGGGACAACCGCATGATGGATAACTTGAAGAATTTTGATCTTAGCAGCCCTGAAATCAAGCAACAATTTG ATCAAATAGGGCTTACTCCCGAGGAAGTCATTTCAAAGATTATGGCTAATCCTGATGTTGCTATGGCTTTCCAAAATCCAAGAGTTCAAGCAGCCATCATGGAT TGCTCTCAGAATCCACTGagtatttcaaaatatcaaaatgacAAGGAG GTGATGGATGTCTTCAACAAAATATCGGAACTATTCCCTGGAGTGTCAGGTTCACCTTGA